A DNA window from Daucus carota subsp. sativus chromosome 3, DH1 v3.0, whole genome shotgun sequence contains the following coding sequences:
- the LOC108212349 gene encoding callose synthase 5 isoform X2: MSGPGNGQGHGPGHDHPTMPAAAAATTTAQPSLMRRASRSSAATTFSMEVFDNEVVPSSLQSIAPILRVATEIQPERPRVAYLCRFYAFEKAHRLDPSSSGRGVRQFKTGLLQRLERDNASSLASRVKKTDAREIESYYGQYYENYVRALDKGEQADRAQLGKAYRTAEVLFEVLCAVNKTEKVEEVAPEIMAAAKDVQSKKEIYAPFNILPLDSAGSSQAIMQLEEVKAAVGALLNTRGLNFPSSFDKQSKSGNLDVLDWLRAMFGFQSDSVRNQREHLILLLANMHIRLHPKPEPLNKLDDRAVDAVMTKLFKNYKTWCKYLGKKHSLRLPQGQQEVQQRKILYMGLYLLIWGEAANVRFMPECLCYIFHNMAYELHGLLAGNVSIVTGENIKPSYGGDNESFLRKVITPIYRVIDQEAKKSKNGKASHTAWCNYDDLNEYFWSSDCFSLGWPMRDDGDFFKSTRDTHGKHGSQKNPGTLGKSYFAETRSFWHNFRSFDRLWTFFILGLQILFIVAWPEKPLNKVFTSRVLYKMSSIFITAALLRFLQSVLDLILNFPGYHRWKFTDVLRNILKVIISLAWSIALPVCYFRPKNSVNIGSFQDYLSNYDQFNSIPQLYILAVCLYLVPNALAALLFIFPMLRRWIENSDWLIIRLLLWWSQPRIYVGRGMHESQFTLLKYTFFWIALLCCKFSFSYFVTIRPLVKAIKDVMDIKGVKYAWHEFFPNANDNLGAVVSLCAPVVLVYFMDIQIWYAIFSTLCGGAIGAFDRLGEIRTLMMLRSRFQSLPGAFNTYLVPSDNAKRKKFSLSKSFSEITPDRRSEAAKFAQLWNEFICSFREEDLISDREMDMLMVPYTSDPSLKMFQWPPFLLASKIPIALDMAVQFRSRDSDLWKRICADEYMKSAVIECYESFKLVLNALVVGETEKRIIGNIIKEVESNISRNTFLTNFKMGPLPTLCQKFVKLVEILVTADSSKRDTVVLLLQDMLEVVTRDMMVNENRLDSGRQLFDKSDSRSAIVFPPPVSAQWEEKLRRLYLLLTVKESAIDVPTNLEARRRITFFTNSLFMDMPRAPRVRKMLSFSVMTPYYSEETVYSRNDLEMENEDGVSIIYYLQKIFPDEWDNFLERVNCSDEEEVFESEENILQLRHWVSLRGQTLCRTIRGMMYYRRALRLQAFLDMADEKEILEGYKAITIPSEEDKKSKRSLYAQLEAVADMKFTYVATCQNYGNQKRQGDRRATDILNLMVNNPSLRVAYIDEVEEREGSKIQKVYYSVLVKAVNNLDQEIYRIKLPGSAKIGEGKPENQNHAIVFTRGEALQAIDMNQDNYLEEAFKMRNLLEEFNEDHGVRPPSILGVREHIFTGSVSSLAWFMSNQETSFVTIGQRVLARPLKVRFHYGHPDVFDRIFHITRGGISKSSRGINLSEDIFAGFNSTLRRGNVTHHEYIQVGKGRDVGLNQISLFEAKVACGNGEQTLSRDIYRLGHRFDFFRMLSFHFTTTGFYVSAMIVVFTVYAYLYGRIYLALSGLEAAIDKFARHKGDQALKTAMGSQSVAQLGLLMALPMIMEIGLERGFRSAIGDLIIMQLQLAPVFFTFSLGTKVHYYGRTVLHGGAKYRATGRGFVVRHEKFAENYRMYSRSHFTKGMEMLVLLIIYLLYGKTARDSVTYMFITFSMWFMVISFLFAPFLFNPSGFEWQKIVEDFDDWSKWISNHGGIGVPAVKSWESWWDEEQEHLQSTGFIGRLIEVVLAIRFFLYQYGVVYHLDVANNNKGIVVYGLSWLVILAVVVVLKIVSMGRKKFSADFQLMFRLLKLVMFFGIIVVLVLLFLFLNLTVGDIFASLLAFLPTGWALLQIAQACRPIVKGLGMWGSVKALARGYDYLMGLLIFLPVAILAWFPFMYDFQSRLLFNQAFSRGLQIQRILAGGKKQK; this comes from the exons GACAATGCCTCGAGTCTTGCTTCTAGAGTGAAGAAGACTGATGCCAGAGAAATTGAGAGTTATTATGGACAATATTATGAGAATTATGTTAGAGCACTTGACAAAGGAGAGCAAGCTGACag AGCTCAACTTGGAAAAGCATATCGGACAGCTGAAGTTCTGTTCGAAGTGCTTTGTGCTGTTAACAAGACTGAAAAAGTCGAAGAAGTTGCTCCGGAG ATTATGGCTGCAGCAAAAGATGTCCAGTCAAAGAAGGAAATTTATGCTCCCTTTAACATTCTACCCCTAGATTCTGCGGGGTCATCACAGGCCATCATGCAGCTTGAAGAG GTAAAGGCGGCCGTGGGTGCACTACTGAATACTCGTGGTTTAAATTTCCCGTCTTCATTTGATAAGCAAAGTAAATCAGGGAATTTGGATGTTTTAGATTGGCTGAGGGCCATGTTCGGATTTCAG AGTGACAGTGTCAGGAACCAGCGGGAACATTTAATTTTGCTGCTTGCCAACATGCACATTAGGCTGCATCCCAAGCCTGAGCCACTTAACAAG CTGGATGATCGAGCAGTTGATGCTGTAATGACCAAACTATTTAAAAACTATAAAACATGGTGCAAGTACTTAGGGAAAAAACACAGTTTACG GCTCCCTCAAGGACAACAAGAAGTTCAACAACGAAAGATTCTTTACATGGGCCTTTATCTTCTGATTTGGGGTGAAGCAGCTAATGTGCGCTTCATGCCAGAATGCCTATGCTATATTTTCCATAAT ATGGCTTATGAACTTCATGGTCTGTTGGCGGGAAATGTCAGCATTGTGACTGGTGAAAACATCAAGCCTTCTTATGGAGGAGATAATGAGTCTTTCTTGCGGAAGGTCATAACTCCCATTTATCGAGTAATTGACCAG GAGGCCAAAAAGAGCAAAAACGGAAAAGCTTCTCACACAGCTTGGTGCAATTATGATGATTTAAATGAGTATTTTTG GTCATCTGATTGCTTTTCGTTGGGTTGGCCGATGCGTGATGATGGCGATTTCTTTAAATCAACACGGGACACACAT GGTAAACACGGTTCACAAAAAAATCCTGGAACCTTAGGAAAGTCATATTTTGCTGAGACCCGTTCATTTTGGCATAATTTTCGAAGCTTTGATCGTTTGTGGACATTTTTTATTCTGGGATTACAG ATTTTGTTTATTGTGGCATGGCCTGAAAAACCATTAAACAAAGTTTTCACCAGTAGAGTCTTATACAAAATGTCCAGCATTTTCATCACTGCAGCCTTACTTCGCTTTTTACAGA GTGTGCTGGACCTAATACTGAACTTCCCTGGGTATCATAGATGGAAATTCACCGATGTCCTCAGAAACATTCTTAAGGTCATTATTAGCCTGGCATGGTCCATCGCTCTTCCCGTGTGTTATTTTCGACCAAAGAACTCAGTGAATATTGGATCATTTCAAGACTATTTGTCAAACTACGATCAGTTCAACAGCATTCCTCAATTATACATCTTAGCTGTGTGTTTGTATTTAGTTCCAAATGCTCTGGCAGCTTTGTTGTTTATATTTCCAATGTTGAGGCGATGGATTGAGAACTCAGACTGGCTCATAATTAGGTTACTTCTCTGGTGGTCACAG CCTAGAATATATGTTGGAAGAGGAATGCATGAAAGTCAATTTACACTTTTAAA GTATACCTTCTTTTGGATAGCACTTTTATGTTGCAAGTTTTCATTTAGCTACTTTGTCACG ATTAGACCTCTTGTAAAGGCAATAAAAGATGTGATGGATATTAAAGGAGTTAAATATGCTTGGCATGAATTTTTCCCAAATG CCAACGATAACCTTGGAGCTGTTGTATCACTATGTGCACCAGTAGTCTTG GTTTACTTTATGGACATTCAGATATGGTATGCAATATTCTCAACTTTGTGTGGTGGTGCTATAGGGGCTTTTGATCGGTTAGGAGAG ATACGTACTCTGATGATGCTAAGGTCAAGATTCCAGTCTTTGCCCGGTGCATTTAACACATATCTGGTGCCTTCTGATAATGCCAAGAGAAAGAAATTTTCTCTCTCTAAGAGTTTCTCAGAG ATAACACCAGATAGGAGAAGTGAAGCTGCAAAATTTGCTCAGTTATGGAATGAATTTATATGTTCTTTCCGTGAAGAAGATCTCATAAGTGACAG GGAGATGGATATGCTAATGGTCCCATATACTTCAGATCCCAGCCTTAAAATGTTTCAGTGGCCACCTTTTTTGCTTGCTAGCAAG ATCCCAATTGCATTGGACATGGCAGTTCAATTTCGGTCCCGGGACTCTGATCTGTGGAAGCGTATATGTGCGGATGAATATATGAAATCTGCTGTTATAGAATGTTACGAGTCCTTTAAACTTGTCTTGAATGCTTTGGTTGTTGGAGAAACTGAGAAAAG GATAATTGGGAATATCATTAAGGAGGTTGAAAGTAACATATCCAGAAACACCTTTCTTACAAACTTTAAAATGGGTCCTTTACCTACTCTTTGCCAAaaatttgtgaagcttgtggAGATTTTGGTAA CCGCTGATTCTTCCAAGCGAGACACCGTAGTTTTGTTACTTCAAGATATGTTAGAAGTTGTAACCCGTGACATGATGGTTAATGAAAATCGGTTG GATTCCGGAAGGCAACTTTTTGATAAGAGTGACTCACGTTCTGCTATTGTATTCCCCCCTCCGGTTTCAGCACAGTGGGAGGAAAAG TTGAGGCGGCTGTATCTCCTTCTAACTGTAAAAGAATCTGCTATTGACGTGCCAACAAACCTCGAAGCGCGACGAAGGATTACATTCTTCACAAATTCACTATTCATGGATATGCCACGTGCACCTCGAGTGCGCAAAATGCTCTCATTTAG TGTTATGACTCCTTACTACAGTGAGGAGACTGTGTATTCGAGAAATGACCTTGAGATGGAGAATGAAGATGGTGTTTCAATTATATATTACCTGCAAAAAATTTTCCCAG ATGAATGGGATAACTTTCTGGAGCGTGTGAACTGTAGTGATGAGGAAGAGGTTTTCGAGAGTGAGGAGAATATTTTGCAGCTACGTCATTGGGTGTCCTTGAGAGGGCAAACACTCTGCAGAACAA TACGGGGAATGATGTATTACAGAAGAGCTCTAAGACTTCAGGCTTTTCTTGACATGGCTGATGAAAAAG AGATACTGGAGGGATACAAAGCTATCACCATTCCATCAGAGGAGGATAAAAAAAGTAAGAGATCATTGTATGCTCAATTGGAGGCTGTCGCTGACATGAAGTTCACCTACGTTGCTACATGCCAGAACTATGGAAATCAGAAGCGGCAAGGAGATCGCCGTGCTACAgatattctgaatttgatggTTAA CAATCCATCCCTTCGTGTTGCATATATTGATGAAGTTGAAGAAAGAGAAGGTTCAAAAATACAAAAAGTCTATTATTCTGTATTGGTAAAAGCGGTTAATAATCTGGACCAG GAAATCTACCGCATAAAGTTGCCAGGTTCAGCAAAGATCGGAGAGGGAAAGCCTGAAAATCAAAATCATGCTATAGTTTTCACTCGAGGGGAAGCTCTTCAAGCCATTGATATGAACCAG GATAATTACTTGGAAGAAGCTTTTAAAATGCGGAACCTGCTAGAGGAATTTAATGAGGATCATGGAGTGCGTCCACCTTCAATTTTGGGTGTTCGTGAACATATTTTCACTGGAAG TGTTTCTTCTTTGGCCTGGTTTATGTCAAATCAAGAAACAAGTTTTGTGACCATCGGTCAAAGAGTTCTTGCTAGACCACTAAA GGTTCGGTTCCACTATGGGCATCCTGATGTGTTCGATAGAATTTTCCATATTACCCGTGGAGGTATCAGCAAATCTTCTAGGGGCATAAATTTAAGCGAGGATATTTTTGCAG GTTTCAATTCAACACTGAGACGTGGTAATGTTACCCACCATGAATATATCCAAGTCGGCAAGGGAAGGGATGTAGGGCTTAACCAAATCTCACTTTTCGAAGCTAAAGTGGCATGCGGTAATGGAGAGCAGACACTTAGCCGAGATATTTACAGACTAGGCCATCGTTTTGACTTCTTCAGGATGCTGTCTTTTCATTTTACAACAACTGGATTTTACGTCAGTGCAATG ATAGTTGTCTTCACAGTTTATGCATATTTATATGGGAGAATTTACCTAGCATTGAGCGGATTAGAGGCAGCAATAGATAAATTTGCACGGCATAAGGGGGATCAAGCTCTGAAGACGGCTATGGGTTCACAGTCTGTTGCTCAACTTGGTTTGCTGATGGCCTTGCCCATGATCATGGAGATTGGTCTTGAGAGGGGGTTCAGAAGTGCTATTGGAGACCTTATTATAATGCAGCTCCAACTGGCACCTGTCTTCTTTACTTTCTCTCTGGGGACAAAGGTTCACTATTATGGTCGCACAGTTTTACATGGTGGGGCTAAATATAGAGCTACAGGACGTGGTTTTGTAGTGAGACACGAGAAATTTGCTGAGAATTACAGAATGTACTCTAGGAGTCATTTTACAAAAGGGATGGAGATGTTGGTATTACTTATCATATATCTACTATATGGTAAAACTGCTCGGGATTCAGTAACTTACATGTTCATCACTTTCTCAATGTGGTTTATGGTAATTTCATTCCTGTTCGCTCCTTTCCTTTTCAACCCTTCGGGATTCGAGTGGCAGAAAATAGTGGAAGACTTTGATGATTGGTCAAAGTGGATTAGTAACCACGGTGGTATTGGTGTTCCAGCAGTCAAAAGTTGGGAGTCGTGGTGGGATGAGGAACAGGAACACTTGCAGTCTACCGGGTTTATTGGACGACTTATTGAAGTTGTACTAGCTATCCGCTTCTTCCTATACCAGTACGGAGTTGTTTATCATCTTGATGttgcaaataataataaaggcATTGTG GTTTATGGCTTGTCTTGGCTGGTTATCCTTGCAGTGGTGGTCGTCTTAAAg ATTGTTTCAATGGGTCGAAAAAAGTTCAGCGCAGATTTTCAGTTGATGTTCAGACTTCTCAAACTTGTCATGTTTTTCGGGATCATAGTCGTTCTTGTTCTGCTGTTCTTATTTTTGAATCTTACTGTGGGTGACATCTTCGCCAGCTTACTAGCTTTCTTGCCAACTGGATGGGCTCTTCTACAG ATAGCGCAAGCTTGCAGGCCAATAGTTAAGGGGTTGGGAATGTGGGGGTCTGTGAAAGCTCTGGCAAGGGGGTATGATTACTTGATGGGGCTGCTCATATTTCTTCCAGTTGCCATCCTAGCTTGGTTCCCCTTCATGTACGATTTCCAGAGCAGGTTGCTTTTCAACCAAGCATTCAGTAGAGGACTTCAAATTCAGCGTATTCTGGCTGGTGGCAAGAAGCAGAAGTGA
- the LOC108212349 gene encoding callose synthase 5 isoform X1 translates to MSGPGNGQGHGPGHDHPTMPAAAAATTTAQPSLMRRASRSSAATTFSMEVFDNEVVPSSLQSIAPILRVATEIQPERPRVAYLCRFYAFEKAHRLDPSSSGRGVRQFKTGLLQRLERDNASSLASRVKKTDAREIESYYGQYYENYVRALDKGEQADRAQLGKAYRTAEVLFEVLCAVNKTEKVEEVAPEIMAAAKDVQSKKEIYAPFNILPLDSAGSSQAIMQLEEVKAAVGALLNTRGLNFPSSFDKQSKSGNLDVLDWLRAMFGFQSDSVRNQREHLILLLANMHIRLHPKPEPLNKLDDRAVDAVMTKLFKNYKTWCKYLGKKHSLRLPQGQQEVQQRKILYMGLYLLIWGEAANVRFMPECLCYIFHNMAYELHGLLAGNVSIVTGENIKPSYGGDNESFLRKVITPIYRVIDQEAKKSKNGKASHTAWCNYDDLNEYFWSSDCFSLGWPMRDDGDFFKSTRDTHGKHGSQKNPGTLGKSYFAETRSFWHNFRSFDRLWTFFILGLQILFIVAWPEKPLNKVFTSRVLYKMSSIFITAALLRFLQSVLDLILNFPGYHRWKFTDVLRNILKVIISLAWSIALPVCYFRPKNSVNIGSFQDYLSNYDQFNSIPQLYILAVCLYLVPNALAALLFIFPMLRRWIENSDWLIIRLLLWWSQPRIYVGRGMHESQFTLLKYTFFWIALLCCKFSFSYFVTIRPLVKAIKDVMDIKGVKYAWHEFFPNANDNLGAVVSLCAPVVLVYFMDIQIWYAIFSTLCGGAIGAFDRLGEIRTLMMLRSRFQSLPGAFNTYLVPSDNAKRKKFSLSKSFSEITPDRRSEAAKFAQLWNEFICSFREEDLISDREMDMLMVPYTSDPSLKMFQWPPFLLASKIPIALDMAVQFRSRDSDLWKRICADEYMKSAVIECYESFKLVLNALVVGETEKRIIGNIIKEVESNISRNTFLTNFKMGPLPTLCQKFVKLVEILKAADSSKRDTVVLLLQDMLEVVTRDMMVNENREITEYGNSSKDSGRQLFDKSDSRSAIVFPPPVSAQWEEKLRRLYLLLTVKESAIDVPTNLEARRRITFFTNSLFMDMPRAPRVRKMLSFSVMTPYYSEETVYSRNDLEMENEDGVSIIYYLQKIFPDEWDNFLERVNCSDEEEVFESEENILQLRHWVSLRGQTLCRTIRGMMYYRRALRLQAFLDMADEKEILEGYKAITIPSEEDKKSKRSLYAQLEAVADMKFTYVATCQNYGNQKRQGDRRATDILNLMVNNPSLRVAYIDEVEEREGSKIQKVYYSVLVKAVNNLDQEIYRIKLPGSAKIGEGKPENQNHAIVFTRGEALQAIDMNQDNYLEEAFKMRNLLEEFNEDHGVRPPSILGVREHIFTGSVSSLAWFMSNQETSFVTIGQRVLARPLKVRFHYGHPDVFDRIFHITRGGISKSSRGINLSEDIFAGFNSTLRRGNVTHHEYIQVGKGRDVGLNQISLFEAKVACGNGEQTLSRDIYRLGHRFDFFRMLSFHFTTTGFYVSAMIVVFTVYAYLYGRIYLALSGLEAAIDKFARHKGDQALKTAMGSQSVAQLGLLMALPMIMEIGLERGFRSAIGDLIIMQLQLAPVFFTFSLGTKVHYYGRTVLHGGAKYRATGRGFVVRHEKFAENYRMYSRSHFTKGMEMLVLLIIYLLYGKTARDSVTYMFITFSMWFMVISFLFAPFLFNPSGFEWQKIVEDFDDWSKWISNHGGIGVPAVKSWESWWDEEQEHLQSTGFIGRLIEVVLAIRFFLYQYGVVYHLDVANNNKGIVVYGLSWLVILAVVVVLKIVSMGRKKFSADFQLMFRLLKLVMFFGIIVVLVLLFLFLNLTVGDIFASLLAFLPTGWALLQIAQACRPIVKGLGMWGSVKALARGYDYLMGLLIFLPVAILAWFPFMYDFQSRLLFNQAFSRGLQIQRILAGGKKQK, encoded by the exons GACAATGCCTCGAGTCTTGCTTCTAGAGTGAAGAAGACTGATGCCAGAGAAATTGAGAGTTATTATGGACAATATTATGAGAATTATGTTAGAGCACTTGACAAAGGAGAGCAAGCTGACag AGCTCAACTTGGAAAAGCATATCGGACAGCTGAAGTTCTGTTCGAAGTGCTTTGTGCTGTTAACAAGACTGAAAAAGTCGAAGAAGTTGCTCCGGAG ATTATGGCTGCAGCAAAAGATGTCCAGTCAAAGAAGGAAATTTATGCTCCCTTTAACATTCTACCCCTAGATTCTGCGGGGTCATCACAGGCCATCATGCAGCTTGAAGAG GTAAAGGCGGCCGTGGGTGCACTACTGAATACTCGTGGTTTAAATTTCCCGTCTTCATTTGATAAGCAAAGTAAATCAGGGAATTTGGATGTTTTAGATTGGCTGAGGGCCATGTTCGGATTTCAG AGTGACAGTGTCAGGAACCAGCGGGAACATTTAATTTTGCTGCTTGCCAACATGCACATTAGGCTGCATCCCAAGCCTGAGCCACTTAACAAG CTGGATGATCGAGCAGTTGATGCTGTAATGACCAAACTATTTAAAAACTATAAAACATGGTGCAAGTACTTAGGGAAAAAACACAGTTTACG GCTCCCTCAAGGACAACAAGAAGTTCAACAACGAAAGATTCTTTACATGGGCCTTTATCTTCTGATTTGGGGTGAAGCAGCTAATGTGCGCTTCATGCCAGAATGCCTATGCTATATTTTCCATAAT ATGGCTTATGAACTTCATGGTCTGTTGGCGGGAAATGTCAGCATTGTGACTGGTGAAAACATCAAGCCTTCTTATGGAGGAGATAATGAGTCTTTCTTGCGGAAGGTCATAACTCCCATTTATCGAGTAATTGACCAG GAGGCCAAAAAGAGCAAAAACGGAAAAGCTTCTCACACAGCTTGGTGCAATTATGATGATTTAAATGAGTATTTTTG GTCATCTGATTGCTTTTCGTTGGGTTGGCCGATGCGTGATGATGGCGATTTCTTTAAATCAACACGGGACACACAT GGTAAACACGGTTCACAAAAAAATCCTGGAACCTTAGGAAAGTCATATTTTGCTGAGACCCGTTCATTTTGGCATAATTTTCGAAGCTTTGATCGTTTGTGGACATTTTTTATTCTGGGATTACAG ATTTTGTTTATTGTGGCATGGCCTGAAAAACCATTAAACAAAGTTTTCACCAGTAGAGTCTTATACAAAATGTCCAGCATTTTCATCACTGCAGCCTTACTTCGCTTTTTACAGA GTGTGCTGGACCTAATACTGAACTTCCCTGGGTATCATAGATGGAAATTCACCGATGTCCTCAGAAACATTCTTAAGGTCATTATTAGCCTGGCATGGTCCATCGCTCTTCCCGTGTGTTATTTTCGACCAAAGAACTCAGTGAATATTGGATCATTTCAAGACTATTTGTCAAACTACGATCAGTTCAACAGCATTCCTCAATTATACATCTTAGCTGTGTGTTTGTATTTAGTTCCAAATGCTCTGGCAGCTTTGTTGTTTATATTTCCAATGTTGAGGCGATGGATTGAGAACTCAGACTGGCTCATAATTAGGTTACTTCTCTGGTGGTCACAG CCTAGAATATATGTTGGAAGAGGAATGCATGAAAGTCAATTTACACTTTTAAA GTATACCTTCTTTTGGATAGCACTTTTATGTTGCAAGTTTTCATTTAGCTACTTTGTCACG ATTAGACCTCTTGTAAAGGCAATAAAAGATGTGATGGATATTAAAGGAGTTAAATATGCTTGGCATGAATTTTTCCCAAATG CCAACGATAACCTTGGAGCTGTTGTATCACTATGTGCACCAGTAGTCTTG GTTTACTTTATGGACATTCAGATATGGTATGCAATATTCTCAACTTTGTGTGGTGGTGCTATAGGGGCTTTTGATCGGTTAGGAGAG ATACGTACTCTGATGATGCTAAGGTCAAGATTCCAGTCTTTGCCCGGTGCATTTAACACATATCTGGTGCCTTCTGATAATGCCAAGAGAAAGAAATTTTCTCTCTCTAAGAGTTTCTCAGAG ATAACACCAGATAGGAGAAGTGAAGCTGCAAAATTTGCTCAGTTATGGAATGAATTTATATGTTCTTTCCGTGAAGAAGATCTCATAAGTGACAG GGAGATGGATATGCTAATGGTCCCATATACTTCAGATCCCAGCCTTAAAATGTTTCAGTGGCCACCTTTTTTGCTTGCTAGCAAG ATCCCAATTGCATTGGACATGGCAGTTCAATTTCGGTCCCGGGACTCTGATCTGTGGAAGCGTATATGTGCGGATGAATATATGAAATCTGCTGTTATAGAATGTTACGAGTCCTTTAAACTTGTCTTGAATGCTTTGGTTGTTGGAGAAACTGAGAAAAG GATAATTGGGAATATCATTAAGGAGGTTGAAAGTAACATATCCAGAAACACCTTTCTTACAAACTTTAAAATGGGTCCTTTACCTACTCTTTGCCAAaaatttgtgaagcttgtggAGATTTTG AAAGCCGCTGATTCTTCCAAGCGAGACACCGTAGTTTTGTTACTTCAAGATATGTTAGAAGTTGTAACCCGTGACATGATGGTTAATGAAAATCG TGAAATAACAGAATATGGAAATAGTAGCAAGGATTCCGGAAGGCAACTTTTTGATAAGAGTGACTCACGTTCTGCTATTGTATTCCCCCCTCCGGTTTCAGCACAGTGGGAGGAAAAG TTGAGGCGGCTGTATCTCCTTCTAACTGTAAAAGAATCTGCTATTGACGTGCCAACAAACCTCGAAGCGCGACGAAGGATTACATTCTTCACAAATTCACTATTCATGGATATGCCACGTGCACCTCGAGTGCGCAAAATGCTCTCATTTAG TGTTATGACTCCTTACTACAGTGAGGAGACTGTGTATTCGAGAAATGACCTTGAGATGGAGAATGAAGATGGTGTTTCAATTATATATTACCTGCAAAAAATTTTCCCAG ATGAATGGGATAACTTTCTGGAGCGTGTGAACTGTAGTGATGAGGAAGAGGTTTTCGAGAGTGAGGAGAATATTTTGCAGCTACGTCATTGGGTGTCCTTGAGAGGGCAAACACTCTGCAGAACAA TACGGGGAATGATGTATTACAGAAGAGCTCTAAGACTTCAGGCTTTTCTTGACATGGCTGATGAAAAAG AGATACTGGAGGGATACAAAGCTATCACCATTCCATCAGAGGAGGATAAAAAAAGTAAGAGATCATTGTATGCTCAATTGGAGGCTGTCGCTGACATGAAGTTCACCTACGTTGCTACATGCCAGAACTATGGAAATCAGAAGCGGCAAGGAGATCGCCGTGCTACAgatattctgaatttgatggTTAA CAATCCATCCCTTCGTGTTGCATATATTGATGAAGTTGAAGAAAGAGAAGGTTCAAAAATACAAAAAGTCTATTATTCTGTATTGGTAAAAGCGGTTAATAATCTGGACCAG GAAATCTACCGCATAAAGTTGCCAGGTTCAGCAAAGATCGGAGAGGGAAAGCCTGAAAATCAAAATCATGCTATAGTTTTCACTCGAGGGGAAGCTCTTCAAGCCATTGATATGAACCAG GATAATTACTTGGAAGAAGCTTTTAAAATGCGGAACCTGCTAGAGGAATTTAATGAGGATCATGGAGTGCGTCCACCTTCAATTTTGGGTGTTCGTGAACATATTTTCACTGGAAG TGTTTCTTCTTTGGCCTGGTTTATGTCAAATCAAGAAACAAGTTTTGTGACCATCGGTCAAAGAGTTCTTGCTAGACCACTAAA GGTTCGGTTCCACTATGGGCATCCTGATGTGTTCGATAGAATTTTCCATATTACCCGTGGAGGTATCAGCAAATCTTCTAGGGGCATAAATTTAAGCGAGGATATTTTTGCAG GTTTCAATTCAACACTGAGACGTGGTAATGTTACCCACCATGAATATATCCAAGTCGGCAAGGGAAGGGATGTAGGGCTTAACCAAATCTCACTTTTCGAAGCTAAAGTGGCATGCGGTAATGGAGAGCAGACACTTAGCCGAGATATTTACAGACTAGGCCATCGTTTTGACTTCTTCAGGATGCTGTCTTTTCATTTTACAACAACTGGATTTTACGTCAGTGCAATG ATAGTTGTCTTCACAGTTTATGCATATTTATATGGGAGAATTTACCTAGCATTGAGCGGATTAGAGGCAGCAATAGATAAATTTGCACGGCATAAGGGGGATCAAGCTCTGAAGACGGCTATGGGTTCACAGTCTGTTGCTCAACTTGGTTTGCTGATGGCCTTGCCCATGATCATGGAGATTGGTCTTGAGAGGGGGTTCAGAAGTGCTATTGGAGACCTTATTATAATGCAGCTCCAACTGGCACCTGTCTTCTTTACTTTCTCTCTGGGGACAAAGGTTCACTATTATGGTCGCACAGTTTTACATGGTGGGGCTAAATATAGAGCTACAGGACGTGGTTTTGTAGTGAGACACGAGAAATTTGCTGAGAATTACAGAATGTACTCTAGGAGTCATTTTACAAAAGGGATGGAGATGTTGGTATTACTTATCATATATCTACTATATGGTAAAACTGCTCGGGATTCAGTAACTTACATGTTCATCACTTTCTCAATGTGGTTTATGGTAATTTCATTCCTGTTCGCTCCTTTCCTTTTCAACCCTTCGGGATTCGAGTGGCAGAAAATAGTGGAAGACTTTGATGATTGGTCAAAGTGGATTAGTAACCACGGTGGTATTGGTGTTCCAGCAGTCAAAAGTTGGGAGTCGTGGTGGGATGAGGAACAGGAACACTTGCAGTCTACCGGGTTTATTGGACGACTTATTGAAGTTGTACTAGCTATCCGCTTCTTCCTATACCAGTACGGAGTTGTTTATCATCTTGATGttgcaaataataataaaggcATTGTG GTTTATGGCTTGTCTTGGCTGGTTATCCTTGCAGTGGTGGTCGTCTTAAAg ATTGTTTCAATGGGTCGAAAAAAGTTCAGCGCAGATTTTCAGTTGATGTTCAGACTTCTCAAACTTGTCATGTTTTTCGGGATCATAGTCGTTCTTGTTCTGCTGTTCTTATTTTTGAATCTTACTGTGGGTGACATCTTCGCCAGCTTACTAGCTTTCTTGCCAACTGGATGGGCTCTTCTACAG ATAGCGCAAGCTTGCAGGCCAATAGTTAAGGGGTTGGGAATGTGGGGGTCTGTGAAAGCTCTGGCAAGGGGGTATGATTACTTGATGGGGCTGCTCATATTTCTTCCAGTTGCCATCCTAGCTTGGTTCCCCTTCATGTACGATTTCCAGAGCAGGTTGCTTTTCAACCAAGCATTCAGTAGAGGACTTCAAATTCAGCGTATTCTGGCTGGTGGCAAGAAGCAGAAGTGA